One segment of Falco rusticolus isolate bFalRus1 chromosome 3, bFalRus1.pri, whole genome shotgun sequence DNA contains the following:
- the ARC gene encoding activity-regulated cytoskeleton-associated protein codes for MQLDNVTSAGIHSFQGHRGVANKPNVILQIGKCRAEMLEHVRRTHRHLLSEVSKQVERELKGLQKSVGKLENNLEDHVPTDNQRWKKSIKACLARCQETIAHLERWVKREMNVWKEVFFRLEKWADRLESMGGKYCPGDHGKQTVSVGVGGPEIRPGEGEIYDYALDMSQMYALTPPPGEVPSIPQAHDSYQWVSVSEDAPASPVETQVFEDPREFLSHLEEYLKQVGGTEEYWLSQIQNHMNGPAKKWWEYKQDSVKNWVEFKKEFLQYSEGTLTRDAIKRELDLPQKEGEPLDQFLWRKRDLYQTLYVDADEEEIIQYVVGTLQPKLKRFLSYPLPKTLEQLIQRGKEVQGNMDHSEEPSPQRTPEIQSGDSVDSVPPSTTASPVPSNGTQPEPPSPPATVI; via the coding sequence ATGCAGTTGGATAATGTCACCAGTGCAGGCATCCACTCTTTCCAGGGGCACCGTGGAGTTGCCAACAAGCCCAATGTGATCCTGCAGATAGGGAAATGCAGGGCAGAAATGTTGGAGCATGTCAGGAGGACCCACCGGCACCTCCTGTCTGAGGTCTCCAAGCAGGTGGAGCGCGAGCTGAAAGGCTTGCAGAAATCAGTGGGGAAGTTAGAGAATAACTTGGAGGACCATGTCCCAACTGATAACCAAAGATGGAAAAAGTCCATCAAGGCCTGCCTGGCCAGATGCCAGGAAACCATTGCCCATCTAGAGAGATGGGTCAAGCGAGAGATGAATGTCTGGAAGGAAGTCTTTTTCCGTCTAGAGAAGTGGGCAGACCGTCTGGAGTCCATGGGAGGCAAATATTGCCCTGGGGACCATGGCAAGCAGACTGTGTCCGTTGGGGTGGGAGGCCCAGAGATACGGCCAGGTGAGGGGGAGATTTATGACTATGCCCTTGATATGAGCCAAATGTATGCACTGACCCCTCCTCCTGGGGAGgtgcccagcatcccccaggcCCATGACTCCTACCAGTGGGTCTCTGTGTCGGAGGATGCTCCAGCCTCCCCAGTGGAGACTCAGGTCTTTGAGGATCCCCGGGAGTTCTTGAGCCACTTGGAGGAATACTTAAAGCAGGTGGGTGGAACAGAGGAGTACTGGCTGTCTCAAATCCAAAACCACATGAATGGCCCAGCTAAAAAGTGGTGGGAATACAAGCAGGACTCTGTCAAGAACTGGGTTGAGTTCAAGAAGGAGTTCCTGCAATACAGTGAGGGGACTCTGACTAGGGATGCTATCAAAAGGGAGCTGGATTTGCCCCAGAAAGAGGGGGAGCCCCTGGACCAGTTCCTTTGGCGCAAGAGAGACTTGTACCAGACCCTCTATGTTGATGCAGATGAGGAGGAAATTATCCAGTATGTGGTAGGCACCCTCCAGCCCAAACTGAAGCGCTTCTTGAGTTACCCCTTGCCCaagaccttagagcagctgatccaaagagggaaggaagtCCAAGGCAACATGGACCACTCTGAGGAGCCTAGCCCACAGAGGACCCCTGAAATTCAGTCAGGAGATTCTGTGGACAGCGTGCCTCCCTCAACCACTGCCAGTCCTGTGCCGAGCAATGGGACTCAACCGGAGCCCCCTAGCCCACCAGCTACTGTCATATGA